The Microcystis panniformis FACHB-1757 region CGGTAGTTAGACAGATTGAGAATAAATTATTGGCTTCTAGTTAGCCGTAATTATGAATTATGAATTGGGAAGAATAAATAAAAGCAATCTTCTGAATACTGAATACTGAATAATGATAACTGATAACTGTTAACTTACCCACTGATAACTGATAACTGATCACTGATAACTGTTATAAAGCACCAGCTGCCGTGCGATCGAGTATTCCTGATCCTAGATGATAGGTAATATTAATTGCTTGTAGGACTGGTTGAGAGTCAACTCCTTTGGGATAATCGATGACACTAACCGCACCATTTCCCTGTTTAATATTCCAGAAATTGGCGGGTTTTAAACCCAATAAATAACAAAGAATCACCTTATTAATGGCATCGTGAGCTACCACCATAATTGTCTTAGGACTATCGCTATTACTATAGGTTTTAACGATTTGCCGCCAACAAGCGATCGCTCGATCCCAAACTTCCTGTAAATTCTCCCCTTCCGGCATTTGCACGGTTTCCGGGGCATTTTTCCAGTCTTCTAACATCCCGGGGAAACTCGCTTCAATTTCCTCCTCTAATTTACCTTCCCAAAGTCCGTGACAGATTTCTGTCAGATCCCCTTGGGTATCTAAGGTGATATCGGGGTGATATTGCAGGATAATTTGGGCAGTTTCCTTGGGACGGGACAAAGGACTGGTGACAGCGTGATCGATCGCCGTTTCTCGCAGAAATTCGGCGGCTTTCTCAGCTTGAGCTTTGCCATTATCATTGAGAGGAATATCGCGCACCCCTTGAAAACGTTTATCCCGATTCCATTGGGTTTCTCCGTGACGCACAAGCAGCAGCCTAGAACCTTGGAAAGGAGGACGCGGTGGGGGTAAAGCTATCCCTAGGTGTGCCGTTTGATTGAGGGATTCCACCTGGACAGGATCACCAAAATTACCCGTAAAATTGAGAACATTAACGCAACAGTTAGATTGTTGTAGGGAATGGTATAAGGAAACCGGAATACCGATGGCACTGAGGATTAAACAGCGATTAATACCGTTATGGGCAACAATTAGTATAGTTTGTCCCTCGTGTTGGGGAATAATTTCTCGCCAAAAATCCTGCGCTTGTTGATAGAGGGAGAGAACGGGGTAATGTTCTTGACCATCGGGCAGTATCATCTTGAATTCGTGAGGTTTTTGGTGCCAATCCCGATATTCTTGGGGGTATTGAGCTTTTACCTCCTCTTTGACCATATTTTCCCAGATAGGCAGATCGATTTCTAGTAACTGCGAAGTGGGTTGAATGACGGGAGAGTGATTTAAACGAGACTGAATCACCTCAGCAGTAGATTTGGCTCTTTGGAGAGGACTACAGTAAAAAGCGGCGATATCGATTTGACTGAGGGCATTTCCTACTTTTTCCGCGTCCAGATGCCCTTTTTCCGTCAAAACCGAGCCATCACTGCGACCTTGTATTTTCTGCTCTGCGTTATAACTGCTTTGTCCATGACGAACAATAATCACACGAGTAGCCAAGCGGTTCAGTCTCCTTAACTAAAAGTCTCAATATCAGATTACAGGCGATCGGGATCGGAGTACAGTCTCGTTAGGGGATAGGGATTAGGGGAAGTGGGGAAGTGGGGAAGTGGGGAAGTGGGGGAGTGGGGACGTGGGGGAATTTCAACTAAAACCCCAACACCCTAAAACCCCAACACCCTAAAACCCCAACAGCCAATAAGAATATCAAAACTTCCTGATATAACAATCTCTTTGGGATCAAGGGTTTGGCGGTTTTATCAAGAAACCATGACAATGTACTTGGTCAAAATCGGAATCTTGCTGTTTAATAGGTATTTATAACAAGCGATTCCCTTGATCCCCATCGAGTGGATCTCTCGTTCACAAAGCAATCGATGAGTAGTTAGAAGGATTACCCAGATCACTGCTTTTGCAAATGCCCAAAAACATTTGCCGTCGTAACTAATCGGAGAGCGTCAACTCATGGTTCCAGAATACCCCCCCTTAGATGAGATGACCTTGCGGCAACTACGACGAGTTGCCAGTCAATACAGCATCTCTCGTTACAGTCGGATGCGGAAAACGCAGTTAATCGAGTCAATTACCCAAGCTATGGGAGTAAGCGGCAATTTTAAATCTATTATTAAAGAGGAAAAACCAGTGGAAGCAGCAAAATTTGAATTAGGTCAAGCTAACCCGATCGAAGATATACTAGGTTCAGTGGATGATGGTTTAGGAGATCTGCCCGGTGGCTACGGTGAAAACCGCATTACCCTCCTACCTCGCGATCCTCAGTGGGCCTATGCTTACTGGGATATCCCCAACGAATCGAAAGAAGATCTACGTCGTCAAGGGGGACAACAGTTAGCCCTGCGTCTTTATGATGTCACCGATATCGATCTCAATAGCCAAGGCGCCCACAGTGTCCAAGAATATCTCTGTGATGAATTAGCCCGGGAATGGTATTTACCAATTCCAGTCAGCGATCGAGATTATGTTATCGATATCGGTTATCGTTGTGCTGATGGTCGTTGGTTAGTTTTGGCCCGTTCTCCTTTAGTGCGGATTCCTCCCGTCTATCCTTCCGACTGGATTGAAGATATTTTTGTCACCGTTAACTGGGAAGAAGAACTGGTGGGTAAAACTGTTTACGAACTCGTTCCCCCCAGCAAACGCTACGACAGCAGCACCGGAACCACTGGAAGCCCTATCTACGACCAAATTTTCGAGAGTGTCGGCGATATCGAGGCCCTACGGGTGGCCGGTTCCTTGTTTGGTTCCATGCAGCACGTCGCTGGTTCCGTACCGATGTCGGAAGTGATCAGTTCTTATGTATTCCCCTCTGGGGTTGGTATGTGGGCAGTTCCCACGGTATCGGGACTAACCGCTTCCGGTATCGGGATGACTGCTTCTGGTATCGGTATGGGTGCTTCGGAAACCCTACAACGTCCGCGCAAATTCTGGTTAGTTGCCGATGCCGAATTAATCGTCTATGGTGCCACCGAACCCGATGCCACCGTAACTATCGGTGGTCGTCCGATTAAACTCAATCCCGATGGCACTTTCCGCTATCAGATGTCCTTCCAAGATGGTTTAATCGATTATCCGATTATGGCCGTGGCCGCCGATGGGGAACAAAATCGTTCTATCCACATGAAATTTACCCGGGAAACTCCCTCTCGCAATACCAACACTAAAGATGAGGCGGTTCTAGAATGGTTATTCTAGATCGGGTTTTCTAACGTTACCAAAGCCAACCTAATTACCTCCCCCTAACTGAGATTTAGTTAGGGGATTTTTTGGGGATTGTCAACGCTATCAACTTCTATTCCCAAATCTGACAGCTTAAATCGCCCGATTTTTGGGAAAGACGCAGATTTTCACCGTAATCGACGGGAACATCGATCACCGCAGGGACATCTTGCTGGAAAGCATCCTCTAGTATTGGGATCAAATCCTGAGCAGATTCCACCCGATAGCCTTTTAATCCCATACTTTCGGCAAATTTAACAAAATCGGGATTACCAAACTTAATAAAAGAAGAGGTCCCAAAATGATTAAACTGCTTCCATTCGATTAAACCGTAACCGCCATCATTAAAGATGAGAGTGACGAAGGGAGTTCCCACCCGCAAAGCTGTCTCCAATTCCTGACAATTCATCATAAAACCGCCGTCTCCCGTCACCGCCACAATGCGCTTATCGGGATGAACTAACTTAGCGGCGATCGCACCAGGGATAGCAATACCCATAGCGGCGAAACCGTTAGAAATAATGCAAGTATTAGGACAATCGGAGTGATAATGGCGGGCCATCCACATTTTATGAGCGCCCACGTCAGAAATGGCGATATCTTCTGGTCCCATCACCTGACGCAGATCGTAGATCAATTTTTGTGGCTTGATCGGAAAACCCGTATCATTGGCATAGGTTTCGTAATCGGCCCGAATTTCCGTCTTTAATCCCGCAGTGACAGGAGTTGGTTTATTCTGGCGATCAGCCCGTTTGAGGATATCGATGAGAGAATCGGTGATATCACCCACCACTTCCACCACCGGGGCATAACTGCTGTCAATTTCCGCCGGAGTCATGCCGATGTGAATAATCGGTAATTTCCCGTCTGGATTCCATTTTTTCGGGGAATACTCGATTAAATCGTAACCAACAGCGATAATTAAATCACTGCGCTCAAAAGCACAACTAATCAAATCCCGTTGCTGTAATCCTACCGCCCAAAGAGCCAGAGGATGGGTATAGGGAATCACCCCCTTACCCATAAAAGTGTTAGCCACAGGGATATTCAAGGCCGTGGCGAATTCCGTTAAAGCCTCACTAGCATTAGCGCGAATTGCCCCATTTCCCGCCAAAATCAAGGGATTTTTCGCTTTAGAAATCACCGCCGCCGCCATGTTCAAAGTCCGATAGGAAGCGTAAACTTTTTCCTGACTATCGAGGGGCAAAGGACTACCATCGGCAGCCATAGCGGCGATATTTTCAGGAAGATCGATATGAACTGCCCCCGGTTTCTCACTTTGGGCGGTTTTAAAGGCTCTCCGTACCACTTCTGGGGTGATACCCGGCCGCACGATTTGTTTATTCCATTTCGTCACCGGGGCGAACATGGCCACCAGATCCAGGTATTGATGGGATTCAATGTGCATCCGATCGGTTCCCACCTGGCCAGTGATAGCCACCAAGGGCGCCCCATCGAGGTTAGCATCGGCTACCCCTGTCATTAGGTTAGTCGCCCCCGGTCCTAAGGTGGAGAGACAAACCCCCGCTTTTCCCGTTAAGCGTCCATAGACATCGGCCATAAAAGCGGCGCCCTGTTCGTGACGGGTGGTGATAAATTTGATCGAGGAGTTTTTTAGGGCTTCCAAAACATCGAGGTTTTCTTCCCCGGGTAGCCCAAAAATATACTCGACCCCTTCATTCTCTAGACATTTAACTAGAAGTTCGGCTGTGTTTAATTCCCCCATAGTTCCCTCCTGTAGAGCTTACTTCATCAGTAAAGTCTCTAGAGATAGTTCATCCCGGCGGATTGAGGTTGTTGCGCTCAACTCGTCGGGATGATATCAGTAGACTATATGTACCAATGTAGCTGACTAAAATTTTGTTTAAGTCTATCCATATACCATTGTGACTTAAATCTTGACCCTTGGCAGATTATTTATTAGCACAATTGGGGAGAATTTTTTTTAGGCCGTTAATTCTTCGGCGGCGTGAGCTAGTTGGGCGGCGACTTTGGCTAAATAGGGACGACTTAACCACCAGATAAAGGGGGACAGCCAACCCCGCAGGGTGACAGAATAGGAAATATAACTACCACAGAGGGTTGATTCCACTTGGTAGGTCATTTTCTGTTCCATGCCGGGGATAGCGAGAACTCTGAGGCTGAGAAGTTCCCCGGGACGGACATTTTCCACGAAAACCCGGATAGGAATGGGAGTCAGACGGGTGACAGCTTGATAGATTAACCCCGGTTTAGCGATTAAACCCAAGGGAACATCAGCCTTGGCAATCAAAGGATGCCAAGAGACATCGGCCACATTGATTAATTTTTGCCAGAGGACATCGACGGGGGCGGTACTGACCACCCGATAGGTTTTGTAGAGTGAAAACTTACAGAATAGTCTGCCTTTGGCCGCTACAATCCTTAGGGAAAAATTGAGAATCACCGATCGCCCCCCGCAAAAATAATCCAGGTAATCTTCTATTTTGACATACCCCACGCCGTAAACGGACGTGGATTCTTCTAGCATCACTGCTGTGAATTTATGGCTCAACGAGTCCACTTGAATTAGATTCCTGGCGAAATCCCACCTCTGGGTGGTTCTCTCCTCAGACTTTCGCTCCCTTACAGAAGCCTGTTTTCGGGGTCCCCTACGATACGGTTCAAAACCTCTAAAATACTTGGTTTCTCTGGTACTTGGTGCTGAGAATTTTACCTATAGGAGCATTCCCCTATAGAACCCCATAACTCTAGTTTTCAAGGTGCGTTCATCGGTTGATGACTGGGTTTTTTAAGCGGTTGCTTACCCAGCCTCCTATTCTTAATATCATACATCCTATAAAGTCGCCCTCAAAGGGCGAGGCTTTCAACCCAATTTTTCGGTAAAAAATAAATGGCTTTCCGGCAGTGTGCGCTTTTGATAATTTTCAATTATATGAATAGATTGATAAAGCTTGTTCTCAAGCCGCTAAAAGCCTATCAGTTCTTTGTGTGATCAGTTTAACTTACTATAGAAGCGATCAATCTTTGTGTCCTCTGTGTCTGGAGTGGTTCCTTCCACTCCCTCGCCAGCAGGACTGTATCTTAGAATACATTTTACCCACCAAACCTAAGATAGCCTGGTTCTTCGGTTTGTGTTATGCGATGGATGGGGTTACAAGGGATGAAAACCCTATATAGAGTTGGCTGAATAAATCTAATTTTTTCGATAAAAGCGGCAGGGTTAAAACCAGCAAGAGTGGCTGTGCCAAGGGTAGCACCTAAAAGATCAAGAAATTGACGGCGATCGAGAGACATATTCTCAGAGCAGATGTTCCGATGATCAATTATCCTATCGATCGGTGCCTTGGCAAAGAAAAGTTTTTATTTTTACCTGTCCGCTATAAGATGTCAAATTTTTTGAGTAATTGCCAGGGAATTTAAAAAAATTTGTTTACTCAAATTAAGAGTTAAATTTGGAAGGTTTCTAGAGCGCGTTTTTCCTCAAGTGGAGATGGAAAAAATCCCATCCCCACACTTGTCAATTTATTTTCGCTGCTTGTTAAATACTGAACCCATCCCCAGTAAACCCAATGCCAATAACCCCAGAATCGAGGAAGGCTCTGGAACCGCTGGAAATGGATCTGGACCGGTACTGGGTGATAAAAATCCTTTGGAAGGATCACCCACGGCTCCAAAACCAACAAGATCGAGGGAATTAAACTGAGTTATAACTTCTACATAGGTCTCTTCTCCTTCTAGTACCCTGAAACTACCGCGATTAGGGAAATCCGTAAAGTAAATGAAATCTGCACTAGCGATAGGATCAGCAACATTTGGGGTGTTCACAATCGTGATTTTTAATGGCAATGTTTGAGTGAAATCTGGGTCGGAGGAAGTGGTGTTGATTATCAGATCAACCCCATCAATCTGAGTGCCTAGAAAAATAGTGCCATTACGGTAATACAAGCGCCCTGCAACAAAGTCTTGACCCTTGGGCTGATCGGTAAAGTCAGAAGGAATAAAGGACAATTGATTGGTAAATGAACCATCTACAGGCGTTCCCCATTCGATGGTGTCGGTTCCGTTGCCCGTGTATACTGAGTCGGGGAGCGTGATGGCGTTGTCAAAATGGCCTGTCACTGTCCCTGTCCCTAAAATTGCTTGGGCGGCTTGGAAAGGGGTTAGGATGGCTAGAGTTGCCCCCGCTACCAACAAGCAATGCTTACCCCCCCCACCTTTTTGATTACTTTTGTTAATGTTTGCGCCATGGAAACCTCTTCTTTGGTATGGTTTCCTCGATTATATGATTGTATTTTTCAAAAGACTGGTACTGCCTGCTACAAATAAGTAATGCTTACCCCCCCCGCATTCTTGATGATTTTTGTTAATGTTTGCGACATGGAAACCTCTTCTTTGGCAGGGTTTCTTCGATTGTATAATTGTCTTTGCCTCTCTTGGATATTGGCTGAAAAATGTTCACAATGTCACATTATGGGCGCAAGCGTTGCGCCCCTACATTACACAATGACCTCAAATACTTTTTCAGCAAGCCTTTATTACCATAAACGATAAAAACTTTTCAACAAACTAGGCGGAATTTTTAGATAATAACCAATAATAACTAATTGATTAACTAAGGTAGTTTTGCCAACTCCTAATGTTTGCCAACGTCTTGCCGAGGTAATCACCGCGGCAGAAAATATGGCTATTTTACCCCTTTTTTTCAATCTTTGTATTAATTCAAAATCTTCCATAATTGGCAACTCAGGAAAACCGCCCAAATCGGCAAAGATTGAGGCTTTTAAAAATATTCCTTGATCTCCGTAGGGAAGAGAAAGCCAGCGAGAACGCCAATTAACTAATTTTTCCACTAAACGCAGGGATTTTTCCTCTCCATCAATTTTTAATTCAAAGGCCCCCGCTACTATTCCAGATTGGGATAAAGTATTGATAATTTGTTCTTGAAATTCCTGGGGGAGTAAAGTATCTCCGTGCAGAAATAATAAAATATCTCCTTTTGCTATTTTGGCTCCTAAATTCATCTGAAATGCACGACCTTTACTAGAAGAAATAATTACCTTCGCTCCCGATTGTTCGGCTATTTCTCTAGTTTTATCGGTACTTCCCCCATCGACAACAATAATTTCTACTCCCGTACCTATCTGTTTTAACGTTGCTGCAATTCTTAACTCCTCATTGAGAGTCGGAATGATAATACTAAGATAATTCATCAGGTTTTAAGGTAACTAAAGTCAGAGAATTTAGGGGGAACCATCGGGTAAATTTTCCCACAGATACCGAGGGATTGATTTCGATTTGTAATAAGTAAGTAGTTCTAATTAAATAGAAGATAGATTTTGCCTCTGATCCCCCCTGCCCCCCTTAATAAGGGGGGTGCCGATAGGCGGGGGATCCCCCCTGCCCCCCTTGATAAGGGGGGTGTCTGACAACTTTTAACACCTACCTACTTAACTGTTTTTCTGGTAAAAAGTTAAACATCGCTGCCAGTTATTCAGAGTGGCTAAAGCTGGAGTCAAAAGTCGATACCAAATTAGGTTAAACTTCATCTTTATGGAAAGCGAAACTCAGTTCTAAGATAGGTGGGACAATGCCGAATATTAAAGGAGACGATGGTGCGCTCAAAACCATCTTCAGCAATAGTAAAATTATCGCAGTGGTCGGGCATTCCGAGAAATCGAATCGCGCCAGCTATCAGGTGGCCAAATTCCTGCAAGCGGTGGGTTATCGAGTCTATCCTGTCAATCCGATGGTCAAGCAAATTGACGGTCAAAGCTGCTATCCTTCTCTAGAGGCTATCCCTGAACCCGTGGATATTGTTAACGTTTTTCGTCATCCTGATTATCTACCCGAAATTGTCGAGTCAGCTATTGCTATTCAGGCTGCTACTCTTTGGACACAATTGAAAATTTATCACCCAGTTGCCGAAAAAAAAGCGATCGAGGCGGGTTTAAATGTGATTATGGATGCTTGTATCCAGATAGAATATCAGCGTTTATTTGCCTAAAACAAAACCCCACCATCGGTGGGGTTTCGGGTTTAATTTAGGAAATCCTAGAAGGTAAAGGTTCCGCGCAGGGTGCCAATCCACTCGTTACCAGTGCCTTTGAACTGTTCAGGTGCAGAAATCCAGATGACACCGGGGGTGATAGAAATATTGTCGGTGACTTGGTACTTGTAGAACAATTCAACGTGGTAGGGAACGATGTTAGATACTTTTAGCCCCATGTCTCGGAAGCTTAAGTGACCGATGTAGGGCTGCGCACCAGCAAACAGACCTAAGATATTTCCTTCTTTACCTAAGTCGGGGAAGGCAATACCAGCACCGTAGGTCCACACTTCCGCATCACCGAGACCGAGTAAGCGCACGGTGGAGTAGGAACCGAAGGCACTCAAGCTGGCGAAACCAAGATTCACTGCACCGGTTAAACCGTAGCTATTGGATACTTTGGCTCCGAAGTTGAAGAAACCGACTTCATCCTGTAGGGTGACGCTATCAGGATCGTTGCCGTTGACGTTGAGCAGGGTGTTTAACTGAGTTTGGGAAAGGTTAGCGGCGGAAGTCCCCGTTACACCGAAGGAACCACCGTTACCGAAGATGGCGGTATCGGCACCTTGGTAGGCGTTAACGTAGGTGAAGCCAACGTTCAAGAAGTTAAAGAGGTTAGCGTTAATCTGTGCTAAAGCGGCGTAATCTCCGTTAAAGAGACCATTACCCGGGTTAGGATTGGCCGCAGAACTGGAGCCACCACCACCGGCTAAATAACCCAAGGATAGGGAGGTCGGACCGACAATGCTTTGAAGAAAGCCTAACTGTAGGCTAACACCGGCCCCAGAACCACCACCGATACGATAGATGGGGTTTTCGGATGCGAAGGTGGATAGCGCACCATTACCACCGTCGAAGTCTTCAAAGAAGGGGTTAGTGGTGGGAACGAAGTCATTCCAAATACCACCCCAAGCGGCGACGTAGGTATTGAAGCGACCAAAATAACCTAAGTCAATGGGGGTATAGTAGGCCAACCAGTCGAGAACCACATCGCTACCGTTACCGGCGGCGGTCCAAGTTTGATAAAGGGAAGGGCTTTGCAGATTATCGAATCTGACGGAAGCGGGATCACCATTTTGTAGTGTGGTGGTCGATTTGTAATCAAATCCGAAGGGAGTGGCGCTGCCGGCCGATAAACGGGTTTTTAATACGTCCTGACCGGTGAAGCTCGTGTTTAACAGCAAACGAGCGCGGTATTGCATGGCGGCCTGGGAGGCAGGGCTACCGGCACCGACCGTATCGGTGACAGCGAAAATAACTTCCCCAGCTAATTTGGTGGTGGTGGAGAATTGGTTATTTTCGAGGAAAGACACCCGGCTTTCTAAGTTATCAACTCTAGCTCCCAACGCCGCTAATTCGGCCTGGAACTCATCCATCAAGCGCTTGAGGGCATCTAAGTCTTCCTTGAGGACGTTGACACCATCTTGAATTAAACGTTCCATCACGTTTAAGCAAGCGTTTAAACCAGCCGCAAATTCCCAACGGGTTAAAGCTCGGTCGCCGCGGAAGGTGCGATCGGGATAACCAACAATACAACCATAGCGTTCAACTAAACTTCTCAGGGCCTCATAGGCCCAAGCGGTGGGAGAAACATCGCGCAGTTGGTTAACGCTGGTGACTTGATCGATGGTGTTGCCCTGTACGGGTGCAACTTGACCTTCGTTACCGTAGCGCTCGATCTGATTGAGTAATTCGCCAGTTCCTGCACTGTTGTCCTGAACTTGAGCGATTTCTAGATTGTTAAATTCGGTAGAAACACTGGTAGATTTGAC contains the following coding sequences:
- a CDS encoding histidine phosphatase family protein → MATRVIIVRHGQSSYNAEQKIQGRSDGSVLTEKGHLDAEKVGNALSQIDIAAFYCSPLQRAKSTAEVIQSRLNHSPVIQPTSQLLEIDLPIWENMVKEEVKAQYPQEYRDWHQKPHEFKMILPDGQEHYPVLSLYQQAQDFWREIIPQHEGQTILIVAHNGINRCLILSAIGIPVSLYHSLQQSNCCVNVLNFTGNFGDPVQVESLNQTAHLGIALPPPRPPFQGSRLLLVRHGETQWNRDKRFQGVRDIPLNDNGKAQAEKAAEFLRETAIDHAVTSPLSRPKETAQIILQYHPDITLDTQGDLTEICHGLWEGKLEEEIEASFPGMLEDWKNAPETVQMPEGENLQEVWDRAIACWRQIVKTYSNSDSPKTIMVVAHDAINKVILCYLLGLKPANFWNIKQGNGAVSVIDYPKGVDSQPVLQAINITYHLGSGILDRTAAGAL
- a CDS encoding DUF4912 domain-containing protein → MVPEYPPLDEMTLRQLRRVASQYSISRYSRMRKTQLIESITQAMGVSGNFKSIIKEEKPVEAAKFELGQANPIEDILGSVDDGLGDLPGGYGENRITLLPRDPQWAYAYWDIPNESKEDLRRQGGQQLALRLYDVTDIDLNSQGAHSVQEYLCDELAREWYLPIPVSDRDYVIDIGYRCADGRWLVLARSPLVRIPPVYPSDWIEDIFVTVNWEEELVGKTVYELVPPSKRYDSSTGTTGSPIYDQIFESVGDIEALRVAGSLFGSMQHVAGSVPMSEVISSYVFPSGVGMWAVPTVSGLTASGIGMTASGIGMGASETLQRPRKFWLVADAELIVYGATEPDATVTIGGRPIKLNPDGTFRYQMSFQDGLIDYPIMAVAADGEQNRSIHMKFTRETPSRNTNTKDEAVLEWLF
- a CDS encoding acetolactate synthase large subunit; this encodes MGELNTAELLVKCLENEGVEYIFGLPGEENLDVLEALKNSSIKFITTRHEQGAAFMADVYGRLTGKAGVCLSTLGPGATNLMTGVADANLDGAPLVAITGQVGTDRMHIESHQYLDLVAMFAPVTKWNKQIVRPGITPEVVRRAFKTAQSEKPGAVHIDLPENIAAMAADGSPLPLDSQEKVYASYRTLNMAAAVISKAKNPLILAGNGAIRANASEALTEFATALNIPVANTFMGKGVIPYTHPLALWAVGLQQRDLISCAFERSDLIIAVGYDLIEYSPKKWNPDGKLPIIHIGMTPAEIDSSYAPVVEVVGDITDSLIDILKRADRQNKPTPVTAGLKTEIRADYETYANDTGFPIKPQKLIYDLRQVMGPEDIAISDVGAHKMWMARHYHSDCPNTCIISNGFAAMGIAIPGAIAAKLVHPDKRIVAVTGDGGFMMNCQELETALRVGTPFVTLIFNDGGYGLIEWKQFNHFGTSSFIKFGNPDFVKFAESMGLKGYRVESAQDLIPILEDAFQQDVPAVIDVPVDYGENLRLSQKSGDLSCQIWE
- a CDS encoding choice-of-anchor K domain-containing protein, translating into MLVAGATLAILTPFQAAQAILGTGTVTGHFDNAITLPDSVYTGNGTDTIEWGTPVDGSFTNQLSFIPSDFTDQPKGQDFVAGRLYYRNGTIFLGTQIDGVDLIINTTSSDPDFTQTLPLKITIVNTPNVADPIASADFIYFTDFPNRGSFRVLEGEETYVEVITQFNSLDLVGFGAVGDPSKGFLSPSTGPDPFPAVPEPSSILGLLALGLLGMGSVFNKQRK
- a CDS encoding TIGR04283 family arsenosugar biosynthesis glycosyltransferase, whose translation is MNYLSIIIPTLNEELRIAATLKQIGTGVEIIVVDGGSTDKTREIAEQSGAKVIISSSKGRAFQMNLGAKIAKGDILLFLHGDTLLPQEFQEQIINTLSQSGIVAGAFELKIDGEEKSLRLVEKLVNWRSRWLSLPYGDQGIFLKASIFADLGGFPELPIMEDFELIQRLKKRGKIAIFSAAVITSARRWQTLGVGKTTLVNQLVIIGYYLKIPPSLLKSFYRLW
- a CDS encoding CoA-binding protein, coding for MPNIKGDDGALKTIFSNSKIIAVVGHSEKSNRASYQVAKFLQAVGYRVYPVNPMVKQIDGQSCYPSLEAIPEPVDIVNVFRHPDYLPEIVESAIAIQAATLWTQLKIYHPVAEKKAIEAGLNVIMDACIQIEYQRLFA
- a CDS encoding iron uptake porin, translating into MLKMFWKSLLVSPAILGATLVASANASSFDPVKSTSVSTEFNNLEIAQVQDNSAGTGELLNQIERYGNEGQVAPVQGNTIDQVTSVNQLRDVSPTAWAYEALRSLVERYGCIVGYPDRTFRGDRALTRWEFAAGLNACLNVMERLIQDGVNVLKEDLDALKRLMDEFQAELAALGARVDNLESRVSFLENNQFSTTTKLAGEVIFAVTDTVGAGSPASQAAMQYRARLLLNTSFTGQDVLKTRLSAGSATPFGFDYKSTTTLQNGDPASVRFDNLQSPSLYQTWTAAGNGSDVVLDWLAYYTPIDLGYFGRFNTYVAAWGGIWNDFVPTTNPFFEDFDGGNGALSTFASENPIYRIGGGSGAGVSLQLGFLQSIVGPTSLSLGYLAGGGGSSSAANPNPGNGLFNGDYAALAQINANLFNFLNVGFTYVNAYQGADTAIFGNGGSFGVTGTSAANLSQTQLNTLLNVNGNDPDSVTLQDEVGFFNFGAKVSNSYGLTGAVNLGFASLSAFGSYSTVRLLGLGDAEVWTYGAGIAFPDLGKEGNILGLFAGAQPYIGHLSFRDMGLKVSNIVPYHVELFYKYQVTDNISITPGVIWISAPEQFKGTGNEWIGTLRGTFTF